Proteins encoded in a region of the Cytobacillus pseudoceanisediminis genome:
- a CDS encoding sodium-dependent transporter: MKENQVVWGSRIGFILAAMGMAVGTGNIWRFPRMVAEHGGGSFLIGWAIFLFVWSLPLIMVEIFIGRRTRMGTMGSFGEFIGKKFAWFGPIITIVLAGITFYYSVVVGWTFKYFILALQGTFTEKIDSAAQWENFTGHAAEPVIYHFIAAALCGIVVFIGVTKGIERISKIFLPLLFLLLIFTAFRSITLPGAIEGLSYMFTPQWEYLGKASTWLQALSQSAWSVGAGWGLYATYAIYTKKRDDIAQNSLTAGLGNNSVELLAGLTIIPAIFALAPSQEYITQATSSGNTGLTFIYMVELISVMPQTYIFGVAFFGALAFAAFTSLVAMVELITRNLSDYGIRRNKAILLTVVLIFLGGIPSAINMKVFNNQDWVWGVALLLSCFLYAYAAIKYGVEKMRDEINEVSFIKINKWWVYSIKYLIPALFVIVTGWWLYQGVTWYPDTWWKPFEEFNVGTIILQLGITFLLAFVLLRFNKRLRSSVIEEGLNDQETPIPSNTDIKEEL; this comes from the coding sequence TTGAAAGAAAACCAGGTAGTTTGGGGTTCAAGGATTGGATTTATATTGGCAGCAATGGGTATGGCAGTGGGTACCGGAAATATTTGGAGGTTCCCGCGAATGGTTGCTGAACATGGCGGAGGTTCTTTCTTAATCGGCTGGGCCATTTTTTTATTTGTCTGGTCATTGCCGCTTATCATGGTTGAAATATTCATCGGAAGAAGAACCAGAATGGGAACGATGGGATCCTTTGGAGAATTTATCGGCAAAAAATTTGCCTGGTTTGGACCTATTATCACGATCGTTTTAGCCGGAATCACATTTTATTATTCTGTAGTAGTGGGATGGACTTTTAAATACTTCATCTTAGCATTACAGGGAACTTTTACAGAAAAAATTGACTCAGCTGCCCAGTGGGAAAACTTTACGGGTCATGCGGCAGAACCAGTCATTTATCACTTTATTGCAGCTGCTCTTTGTGGAATTGTCGTTTTTATAGGGGTTACAAAGGGAATTGAAAGAATATCTAAGATATTCCTGCCGCTTTTATTCCTCTTACTCATCTTTACTGCTTTCCGCTCCATCACCTTGCCGGGAGCAATAGAAGGGCTTTCATACATGTTTACACCTCAGTGGGAATATCTAGGGAAAGCATCAACTTGGCTTCAAGCTTTATCCCAATCTGCATGGTCAGTCGGTGCTGGCTGGGGATTGTATGCCACATATGCCATTTATACAAAAAAACGTGATGACATTGCCCAAAATTCGTTAACAGCAGGCCTCGGAAACAACTCAGTCGAATTACTTGCCGGTTTAACCATCATTCCAGCTATCTTTGCTTTAGCGCCTTCGCAAGAATATATTACCCAGGCAACAAGTTCAGGCAACACCGGATTAACCTTTATTTATATGGTAGAATTGATTAGCGTCATGCCGCAGACTTATATCTTTGGCGTTGCATTTTTTGGTGCATTGGCATTTGCAGCTTTTACTTCATTAGTTGCAATGGTTGAATTGATTACTAGAAACCTGTCAGACTATGGAATCCGCAGAAACAAAGCAATCCTGCTAACTGTTGTTTTGATTTTTCTTGGAGGGATCCCTTCAGCCATTAATATGAAAGTGTTCAATAACCAGGATTGGGTTTGGGGAGTTGCGCTGCTGCTTTCATGCTTCCTATATGCGTACGCTGCGATAAAATATGGTGTCGAAAAAATGCGTGACGAGATAAATGAAGTCAGCTTCATTAAGATAAACAAATGGTGGGTTTATTCCATTAAGTATTTAATACCCGCTCTGTTTGTCATTGTAACTGGATGGTGGCTATATCAGGGTGTGACATGGTATCCTGACACTTGGTGGAAGCCATTCGAAGAATTTAATGTTGGAACAATAATCCTGCAGCTCGGAATTACTTTCCTGCTTGCATTCGTGCTGCTTCGATTTAATAAAAGATTAAGAAGCTCTGTAATAGAAGAAGGACTAAACGATCAAGAAACTCCGATTCCTTCAAATACAGACATCAAGGAGGAATTATAA
- a CDS encoding NAD(P)/FAD-dependent oxidoreductase, with protein sequence MTKSIVIGGGIIGLASAFFLRKKGLDVVLIDKGEPGAECSSGNMGWVCPSLSDPVPAPGLIKASLKWMLKRDSPLYIKPSIFASLSPWLLQFWRYCSEEAYQKGYAAGLELSRNTLRLFDELEQDGSLEFEMYRKGLLFVFLDKSYIDEKLDNYSIVESFGLPAPAAKSKKEVLEMEPALSDAVAGGIYLPSERHVRPETLTKALKDWLISNGVEVLSHTEAMGFIQEGDKISGVKIREQTMEGDHFLVTSGAWAGLVLRQAGLHIPMTAGKGYSITISNPSIQFQQPLYLGDSRVTISPFHDSVRIGGTMELSGINTNLDQRRIDSLKSSAAQYLRTAVRGDEQPWCGMRPMTPDGLPIIGKVPSLNNLFIASGHAMSGISMALSTGSAMSDLISKGNSDIDLTPFRLDRFSSKKTHENQNKTVNM encoded by the coding sequence ATGACGAAATCTATCGTTATTGGCGGAGGAATCATTGGCTTAGCAAGCGCTTTTTTCCTTAGGAAAAAGGGATTGGATGTAGTATTAATTGACAAAGGTGAACCCGGAGCGGAATGTTCGAGCGGAAATATGGGATGGGTGTGCCCCAGTTTATCCGATCCGGTTCCTGCTCCGGGTCTGATTAAGGCAAGTTTGAAGTGGATGTTAAAACGGGATAGCCCTCTATATATTAAGCCATCCATTTTCGCTTCATTGTCCCCCTGGCTACTCCAATTCTGGAGGTATTGCAGTGAAGAGGCCTACCAGAAAGGGTATGCTGCTGGTTTGGAATTGAGCAGAAATACCTTGAGATTATTCGATGAACTGGAGCAAGATGGCAGTCTGGAATTTGAAATGTATCGAAAAGGGCTGCTTTTTGTATTCTTAGACAAAAGTTATATTGATGAAAAGCTAGATAACTATAGTATTGTTGAGAGCTTTGGTTTACCTGCGCCTGCTGCAAAATCTAAAAAAGAAGTACTAGAAATGGAACCTGCCCTTTCTGATGCAGTGGCTGGAGGCATTTATCTCCCTTCTGAACGGCATGTTCGCCCTGAAACGCTTACAAAAGCTCTAAAAGACTGGCTTATCTCGAATGGGGTTGAAGTGCTTTCCCATACGGAAGCAATGGGATTCATCCAAGAAGGGGACAAGATCAGTGGGGTTAAAATCCGAGAGCAAACCATGGAAGGGGATCACTTTCTTGTCACTTCAGGAGCCTGGGCAGGCCTGGTTTTAAGACAAGCTGGATTGCACATCCCCATGACTGCAGGGAAAGGCTACAGCATCACCATTTCAAATCCTTCCATTCAGTTTCAGCAGCCGCTTTACTTAGGGGATTCAAGGGTGACGATTAGCCCGTTTCATGATTCAGTAAGAATCGGGGGAACAATGGAACTTTCGGGCATTAATACTAATCTGGATCAGCGCCGAATTGATAGTTTAAAGAGTTCTGCGGCTCAATATTTACGTACAGCAGTTCGCGGAGATGAGCAGCCATGGTGCGGAATGCGGCCTATGACTCCCGATGGTCTGCCAATAATAGGCAAAGTGCCTTCTCTGAATAATCTATTTATCGCGTCCGGCCATGCGATGAGTGGAATTTCAATGGCACTATCAACAGGCAGTGCTATGAGTGACCTAATTTCAAAGGGCAATTCAGATATTGATTTAACTCCGTTTAGATTGGACAGGTTTTCTTCAAAGAAAACACATGAAAATCAAAATAAAACTGTCAATATGTAG
- a CDS encoding ROK family transcriptional regulator: MTWNQQLVKMKNKSRVLQTIIDQSPISRADISQHLGLTKGTVSSLVNELIEEQICSETGPGKSSGGRRPVMLLFNEQAGYAIGIDLGVNYILGVMTDLSGNIVSEHLKHMNSMRYEETILVIKEVIQSLLDSTPESPYGVIGIGIGVPGIVNKEGSNILLAPNLGWTDIHLKAEIETEFHLPVIIDNEANAGAYGEKRFGAGKNFENLIYVSAGIGIGVGFILQNSLYRGAEGFSGEMGHMVIDIDGKECRCGSKGCWELYASEQALLNQAKNIESYLKRDDLNLESLVETAEEDEEVKDLFHQIGRCLGIGINNIINTFNPEQIIIGNRLAIAKELLLDSIMEVVKTHSLRFNQENVNITFADLSIYSTALGASAYATENFLNSDLQENLNKQEN; the protein is encoded by the coding sequence ATGACTTGGAATCAGCAGCTGGTAAAAATGAAAAACAAATCACGCGTTCTGCAGACGATCATCGACCAATCCCCTATCTCCCGGGCTGATATCTCACAGCATTTGGGACTGACTAAAGGAACTGTTTCCTCTTTAGTCAACGAGCTGATAGAAGAACAAATCTGTTCCGAAACAGGACCGGGCAAATCGAGCGGAGGACGGCGGCCTGTGATGCTGCTCTTTAATGAACAAGCAGGATATGCCATTGGAATTGATTTAGGGGTTAACTATATTTTAGGTGTCATGACTGATTTATCGGGGAATATTGTGAGCGAACATTTGAAGCATATGAATAGCATGAGGTATGAAGAAACCATTCTTGTCATAAAAGAAGTTATCCAATCCTTATTGGACTCAACCCCTGAGAGCCCCTATGGCGTGATTGGAATCGGTATTGGAGTGCCGGGAATTGTAAATAAGGAAGGCAGCAATATCCTGCTGGCACCTAATCTGGGCTGGACAGATATCCATTTAAAGGCAGAAATTGAGACAGAGTTTCACCTTCCCGTTATTATCGACAACGAAGCGAACGCCGGAGCATACGGGGAAAAGCGTTTCGGAGCCGGGAAAAACTTTGAGAATCTCATCTATGTTAGCGCTGGAATTGGCATTGGAGTCGGCTTTATTTTACAAAACAGCCTTTACCGTGGCGCTGAAGGATTCTCCGGTGAAATGGGCCATATGGTGATCGATATAGATGGAAAAGAATGCAGATGCGGCAGCAAAGGCTGCTGGGAATTGTACGCTTCTGAACAGGCATTGCTAAACCAGGCAAAGAATATTGAATCATACTTAAAACGGGATGATTTGAACCTGGAGTCATTAGTTGAAACGGCCGAAGAAGATGAGGAAGTAAAGGATCTGTTCCATCAAATCGGCCGATGCCTTGGCATTGGCATAAACAATATCATTAATACATTCAACCCCGAGCAAATCATTATCGGAAATCGCTTAGCAATCGCCAAAGAATTATTACTGGATTCAATAATGGAAGTTGTCAAGACTCATTCCTTAAGATTCAATCAGGAAAACGTAAACATTACATTTGCAGATTTATCGATCTACTCAACAGCACTTGGGGCTTCAGCTTATGCCACAGAAAACTTTCTGAACTCGGATCTGCAGGAGAATTTAAATAAGCAGGAAAATTGA
- the xylA gene encoding xylose isomerase — protein MNYFNNVSGVKYEGPDSNNPLAFKYYNPEEMINGRKMEDLLRFAVSYWHTFTAEGTDPFGNGTMIRSYDRFSGMDLAKARVEASFEFYEKLNVPFFCFHDADISPEGDSLSETFKNLDEITAMIKEYMKSSKTKLLWNTANMFSHPRWLHGAATAPNADVFAYAAAKVKKGLEIGKELGAENYVFWGGREGYETLLNTNMKLELDNLARFFHMAIDYAKEIGFDAQFLIEPKPKEPTKHQYDFDVATSLSFLQSYGLKDYFKFNIEANHATLAGHTFEHELHTARINGMLGSVDANQGDTLLGWDTDEFPTDIYSTALAMVEILKNDGLGTGGLNFDAKVRRGSFDPEDLFYAHIAGMDTFAVGAKVAQRLMEDKVLDNFIADRYSSYTEGIGLEIVEGKADFRKLEKHALQLEKIENKSGRQEQLKAVLNKYILEAYASVKA, from the coding sequence ATGAACTACTTTAATAATGTGAGTGGAGTAAAATACGAAGGTCCAGATTCTAATAATCCATTGGCTTTTAAATATTATAATCCTGAAGAAATGATCAACGGCAGAAAAATGGAAGACCTTCTCCGTTTTGCAGTGTCTTACTGGCATACGTTTACTGCGGAAGGCACAGATCCTTTCGGAAATGGAACGATGATCCGTTCCTATGACAGATTTTCCGGAATGGATTTGGCCAAGGCGCGTGTTGAAGCATCCTTTGAATTCTATGAAAAACTGAATGTTCCGTTTTTCTGTTTCCATGACGCTGATATTTCGCCTGAAGGCGATTCATTAAGCGAAACTTTTAAGAACTTAGATGAGATTACGGCCATGATAAAGGAATACATGAAGTCCAGCAAAACGAAGTTATTATGGAATACCGCTAATATGTTTTCGCATCCGCGCTGGCTGCACGGTGCGGCGACAGCACCTAATGCTGATGTATTTGCCTATGCTGCTGCAAAAGTGAAAAAGGGACTTGAGATCGGCAAGGAGCTGGGTGCTGAGAACTATGTGTTCTGGGGCGGCCGCGAAGGATACGAAACACTGCTGAATACGAACATGAAGCTTGAACTCGATAATCTTGCGCGGTTCTTCCATATGGCAATCGATTATGCAAAGGAAATTGGGTTTGACGCACAATTCCTAATCGAGCCAAAACCGAAGGAGCCCACCAAACATCAATACGATTTTGATGTGGCAACCAGCTTATCATTCTTGCAATCTTACGGCTTAAAAGACTACTTTAAATTCAATATTGAAGCAAACCACGCGACCCTTGCCGGCCATACATTTGAGCATGAACTGCACACAGCACGCATAAATGGAATGCTTGGTTCAGTGGATGCAAACCAGGGTGATACCCTGCTGGGATGGGATACTGACGAATTCCCGACAGACATCTATTCTACAGCACTGGCAATGGTTGAAATTCTAAAAAATGACGGCCTTGGAACAGGCGGCCTTAACTTTGATGCGAAAGTACGAAGAGGATCATTTGACCCTGAGGACCTGTTCTATGCTCATATTGCAGGAATGGACACATTTGCGGTTGGCGCAAAGGTTGCACAGCGTCTAATGGAAGATAAAGTATTAGACAATTTTATTGCTGACAGATATAGCAGCTATACAGAAGGCATCGGCCTTGAAATCGTTGAAGGAAAGGCAGACTTCCGCAAGCTTGAAAAGCATGCCCTTCAGCTTGAAAAGATTGAAAATAAATCAGGAAGACAGGAACAGCTAAAAGCTGTCTTAAATAAATACATTCTCGAAGCTTATGCGAGTGTAAAAGCGTAA